In one window of Streptomyces sp. NBC_01224 DNA:
- a CDS encoding ABC transporter ATP-binding protein, which produces MESHIVRASDGFENAREPADGSRVLTIRNLSVEIRRGDRIVHPVSGVSLALDRGETLGIVGETGSGKSMTGLAVMGMLPAGGRVTGGSIDFGGTELVGLPTDRYRALRGNDIAMVFQDSMTALNPTRRIGEQVAEPVRLHQGASKQAARARAAELLDLVGIPKPLERLDDHPHQLSGGMRQRVMIAMALACEPRVVIADEPTTALDVSIQAEILDLLDGLRSRLGMSMILITHDMGVIARHADRVGVMYAGRVAETGPTPALFSHTRHRYTHALLSSIPSLTQDRREQLFSIPGTPPDLAASPAGCPFAPRCAAATDRCHEERPPLSVEEDGHTHACWHPVATAAVRTGSGASAVARPVVSPEAPAARETTPRLRIVDLRLEYPVGGRGLLGRRRTVKAVSGVSFDVAPGETFGLVGESGCGKSSLGRMLVALNRPTSGEVIFDGASVTGMSARELAPRRAKLQMMFQDSNSSLDPRMRIGAILREPLAIQGIGRRAARTARARELLGDVGLPSGVLERYPHELSGGQRQRVGLARALALDPKVLIADEPVSALDVSIRSQVLNLMQRVQRERELSSVVISHDLAVVRYLADRVGVMYLGKLMETGTTEEVYGSTAHPYTAGLLAAVPEADPAAPRPRSGTRVRGELPSPIDPPSGCRFRTRCPLATEVCAATEPALATLTGTHKVACHHPLRSPAAQPEELSAR; this is translated from the coding sequence ATGGAGAGCCATATCGTGCGCGCGAGCGATGGTTTTGAGAACGCACGTGAGCCCGCGGACGGCAGCCGAGTGCTGACGATCCGCAATCTGTCGGTCGAGATCCGCCGGGGCGACCGGATCGTCCACCCGGTCTCGGGCGTCAGTCTGGCGCTCGATCGCGGGGAGACCCTGGGGATCGTCGGGGAGACCGGATCCGGCAAGTCCATGACCGGCCTGGCCGTGATGGGCATGCTGCCGGCCGGTGGCCGGGTGACCGGCGGCTCGATCGACTTCGGCGGTACGGAGCTCGTCGGACTCCCCACGGACCGGTACCGGGCCCTGCGCGGCAACGACATCGCGATGGTGTTCCAGGATTCGATGACGGCCTTGAACCCCACCCGCCGCATCGGCGAACAGGTCGCCGAACCGGTGCGGTTGCACCAGGGCGCATCGAAGCAGGCCGCGCGCGCACGTGCCGCGGAGCTGCTCGACCTGGTCGGGATACCGAAGCCCCTCGAGCGGTTGGACGACCATCCGCACCAGCTCTCGGGCGGCATGCGGCAACGCGTGATGATCGCGATGGCGCTGGCGTGCGAGCCGCGGGTCGTCATCGCGGACGAGCCGACCACCGCGCTCGACGTCTCCATCCAGGCGGAGATCCTCGATCTCCTGGACGGCCTCAGGTCCCGGCTGGGCATGTCGATGATCCTCATCACCCACGACATGGGAGTGATCGCCCGGCACGCCGACCGGGTGGGCGTGATGTACGCCGGACGCGTGGCCGAGACCGGGCCGACACCAGCTCTTTTCAGCCATACCCGGCACCGCTACACCCATGCGCTGCTGTCCTCGATCCCCTCGCTCACCCAGGACCGGCGCGAGCAGCTCTTCAGCATTCCCGGCACACCGCCGGATCTGGCCGCCTCCCCCGCGGGCTGTCCTTTCGCGCCGCGCTGCGCGGCCGCGACGGACCGCTGCCACGAGGAGCGGCCGCCGCTCTCGGTGGAGGAGGACGGGCACACCCACGCGTGCTGGCACCCGGTCGCCACGGCAGCAGTCCGTACCGGCTCAGGGGCATCGGCCGTCGCACGGCCCGTCGTCTCCCCCGAGGCCCCTGCCGCACGCGAGACGACGCCGCGGCTGCGGATCGTCGATCTCAGACTTGAGTACCCGGTGGGCGGACGGGGCCTCCTCGGGCGGCGCCGCACTGTCAAGGCGGTCTCCGGAGTGAGCTTCGACGTGGCGCCCGGTGAGACGTTCGGCCTGGTCGGGGAGTCAGGGTGCGGCAAGTCCTCGCTGGGCCGCATGCTCGTGGCCCTGAACCGGCCCACGTCGGGCGAGGTGATCTTCGACGGCGCGTCGGTGACCGGTATGAGTGCCCGCGAACTCGCGCCGCGCCGGGCCAAGTTGCAGATGATGTTCCAGGACTCGAACTCCTCTCTCGACCCCCGCATGCGCATCGGCGCGATCCTGCGCGAGCCCCTCGCGATCCAGGGCATCGGCAGGCGCGCCGCCCGGACCGCCCGGGCCCGCGAACTACTTGGGGACGTGGGGCTGCCGTCGGGCGTCCTGGAGCGCTACCCCCACGAACTCTCCGGGGGACAGCGCCAACGGGTGGGGCTGGCCCGCGCGCTGGCCCTGGACCCGAAGGTGCTGATCGCCGACGAGCCGGTCAGCGCGCTGGACGTCTCCATCCGTTCCCAGGTCCTCAATCTGATGCAGCGCGTCCAACGTGAACGCGAACTGAGCAGTGTCGTGATCTCCCACGATCTCGCGGTCGTGCGGTACCTGGCCGACCGCGTCGGAGTCATGTACCTGGGCAAGTTGATGGAGACCGGCACCACCGAGGAGGTGTACGGGTCCACCGCGCACCCGTACACCGCGGGTCTGCTCGCGGCGGTTCCCGAGGCGGACCCCGCCGCGCCGCGCCCCCGGTCGGGCACGCGCGTGCGCGGCGAACTGCCCAGTCCCATCGATCCGCCCAGCGGCTGCCGGTTCCGCACCCGATGTCCACTGGCGACCGAGGTGTGCGCGGCGACGGAGCCCGCCCTCGCGACCCTCACCGGCACGCACAAGGTCGCCTGCCACCACCCCCTGCGCTCGCCGGCCGCACAGCCCGAGGAGCTCTCCGCACGATGA
- a CDS encoding dipeptidase, whose translation MNEMHRRAIVADLHNDLLCAVVARPVDHWAEFFRERWLPQLRAGGVNLQALPVFVEDPYRPEGALRRTLRMIEAAHRLAAGNADAVTLCTDGAEVDQTLAEGRIALVLALESAPGVGEDVELLETLFRLGVRIASLAHFGRTSLADGSGEDATGGRLTRSGVAALAEMERLGMLYDISHLGASGVEHVLELSSRPLIATHSSARALFDHHRNLDDEQIRGVAAGGGVVCVNFFAPYLHESDYSIGRLIDHIEHIAGVAGVEHVGLGPDFIKEVLADTTPPCCEPAFVEGVPADAYLPGLAGPAGLPLVTDALQQRGWPERDIFAVLGENVRRLLRNELGRPASAG comes from the coding sequence ATGAACGAGATGCACCGACGCGCGATCGTGGCAGACCTGCACAACGACCTGCTGTGTGCGGTGGTCGCCCGGCCGGTGGACCACTGGGCGGAGTTCTTCCGGGAGCGCTGGCTGCCGCAATTGCGGGCCGGCGGGGTGAACCTTCAGGCGCTGCCGGTGTTCGTCGAAGATCCGTACCGGCCGGAGGGGGCGCTTCGCCGCACGCTGCGCATGATCGAGGCGGCGCACCGGCTCGCGGCCGGCAACGCCGATGCCGTCACGCTGTGCACGGACGGCGCCGAGGTCGACCAGACGCTGGCCGAGGGCCGGATCGCCCTGGTGCTGGCACTGGAGAGCGCACCCGGCGTGGGCGAGGACGTGGAGCTACTGGAGACCCTGTTCCGGCTGGGGGTCAGGATCGCGTCCCTGGCCCACTTCGGTCGCACCTCCCTGGCCGACGGCAGCGGCGAGGACGCGACGGGCGGCCGGCTGACCCGCTCCGGGGTCGCGGCGCTGGCCGAGATGGAGCGCCTCGGCATGCTCTACGACATCAGTCATCTCGGCGCGTCCGGGGTCGAGCATGTCCTGGAGCTGTCCTCACGGCCGTTGATCGCCACGCACTCCAGCGCACGGGCGCTCTTCGACCACCACCGCAACCTTGACGACGAGCAGATCCGGGGCGTCGCCGCGGGCGGCGGAGTGGTGTGCGTGAACTTCTTCGCTCCGTACCTGCACGAGAGCGACTACTCGATCGGCCGACTGATCGACCACATCGAGCACATTGCCGGGGTGGCCGGCGTCGAGCACGTCGGGCTGGGTCCCGACTTCATCAAGGAAGTACTTGCCGACACCACTCCCCCCTGCTGCGAGCCGGCCTTCGTCGAGGGAGTGCCGGCCGACGCCTATCTGCCCGGGCTTGCGGGTCCGGCCGGGCTGCCGCTGGTCACCGATGCGCTGCAACAGCGGGGGTGGCCGGAGCGCGACATCTTCGCGGTCCTGGGGGAGAACGTACGGCGCCTGCTGCGGAACGAACTGGGCCGGCCCGCGTCCGCCGGCTGA
- a CDS encoding ABC transporter permease gives MTSRHTDTAGALEAVARAPSAADPVEPTDVRERFTPKPVLRALRHHPLGLAGGLLLILVVGFCFLGPLLYQTNQTDVDLVNAALPPSAEHPLGTDLNGFDVLGRLMAGGRVSLQIGLLAALFATTIGAVYGAVAGLAGGVVDGFLMRVVDTLLSVPFLFFVLILSVRFHPNAVSLSLVIGGFSWLVSARLVRGEVLTLRVREFVLAARVMGASRPRLILTHLIPNALSVIIVVITFQVADAILVVAALGFLGFGLTYPTADWGSQLANGATFISADYWWLVYPVGICVIVTVLGLNLLADGLRDAVGHRAG, from the coding sequence ATGACCTCACGACACACGGACACAGCGGGGGCCCTGGAGGCGGTCGCCAGGGCGCCGTCAGCAGCCGACCCGGTCGAACCGACCGACGTGCGCGAGCGGTTCACTCCGAAACCGGTGCTGCGCGCACTGCGGCACCACCCGCTGGGCCTCGCCGGCGGGCTGCTTCTGATACTCGTCGTCGGGTTCTGTTTCCTCGGCCCCCTGCTCTACCAGACCAACCAGACCGACGTGGATCTGGTGAACGCGGCTCTGCCGCCCAGCGCCGAGCATCCGCTCGGGACGGACCTCAACGGGTTCGACGTGCTCGGCCGCCTCATGGCGGGCGGCAGGGTGTCCTTGCAGATCGGGCTGCTCGCCGCGCTGTTCGCCACCACGATCGGTGCGGTCTACGGCGCCGTCGCCGGACTCGCCGGCGGGGTCGTCGACGGGTTCCTGATGCGGGTGGTCGACACCCTGCTGTCGGTCCCCTTCCTCTTCTTCGTCCTGATCCTCTCGGTGCGCTTCCACCCGAACGCCGTGTCGCTGAGCCTGGTCATCGGCGGGTTCTCCTGGCTGGTCTCCGCCCGGCTCGTCCGCGGCGAGGTCCTGACCCTGCGGGTACGGGAGTTCGTGCTGGCGGCCCGGGTGATGGGGGCCTCCCGCCCACGGCTCATCCTCACCCACCTGATTCCGAACGCGCTCAGCGTGATCATCGTCGTCATCACCTTCCAGGTGGCCGACGCGATCCTCGTCGTCGCCGCTCTGGGCTTCCTGGGCTTCGGCCTGACATACCCGACCGCGGACTGGGGCAGCCAGCTTGCCAACGGCGCGACGTTCATCTCCGCCGACTACTGGTGGCTGGTGTATCCCGTCGGCATCTGCGTCATCGTCACGGTGCTGGGGCTCAACCTGCTGGCGGACGGGCTCCGCGACGCGGTCGGTCACCGGGCCGGCTGA
- a CDS encoding erythromycin esterase family protein: MDTFHDTSADMAALRRLIGGARVVALGEGAHNITEFYGLRDLLFRFLVRECGFTGLVLESGFAEGLAVDEWIDGGPGRVETVARDGVTYRFGECEPMRRQLRWMRRRNSGGSAKVSFYGMDLPGSSTSPGPAVRACLDRLPARPGDEELLRLSDLGDRSQAAVRYAAMSSSDRARLLDGLRGLDERALRYRRHSGPDDEDAEIALWCAASLEAFVAEADEDRTSSEGPYPREAFMARSVECILRRERRIVVSAHNAHVRRTPLHGRPTLGGLLSSELGADLVVIGMTYGSGPEVTFTQRSSRPFDCDVTLGARTLTPESVESRLDRLGPEVTLLDPRRAPAGFFDGVEGTLAGGELDPVDDFPAAYDALLHVRQVNRIPGAFERLRAEFAAAARAGFEAAPDANAPADQSMRPGDLDGLRDTEESESQ, encoded by the coding sequence ATGGATACGTTCCACGACACGTCTGCGGACATGGCTGCGCTGCGTCGACTGATCGGCGGAGCACGGGTGGTGGCGCTCGGCGAGGGCGCGCACAACATCACGGAGTTCTACGGGCTCAGGGACCTGCTGTTCCGGTTCCTGGTCCGGGAGTGCGGGTTCACCGGGCTGGTCCTGGAGTCCGGATTCGCCGAGGGGCTGGCCGTCGACGAGTGGATCGACGGCGGGCCGGGACGGGTCGAGACCGTCGCCCGGGACGGCGTCACCTACCGCTTCGGCGAGTGCGAGCCGATGCGGAGGCAACTGCGCTGGATGCGTCGGCGCAACTCCGGCGGGTCGGCGAAGGTCTCCTTCTACGGAATGGACCTGCCGGGCTCGTCCACCTCCCCCGGCCCGGCGGTCCGTGCCTGCCTCGACCGGCTGCCCGCGCGCCCGGGCGACGAGGAGCTGCTGCGGCTGAGCGATCTGGGCGACCGGTCGCAGGCGGCGGTCCGTTACGCGGCGATGTCCTCCTCGGACCGTGCCCGGCTGCTCGACGGCCTTCGCGGACTGGACGAGCGCGCACTCCGCTACCGCCGGCACAGCGGCCCGGACGACGAGGACGCCGAGATCGCCCTGTGGTGCGCGGCCTCGCTCGAAGCCTTCGTCGCCGAGGCCGACGAGGACCGGACCTCCTCGGAGGGTCCCTATCCGCGGGAGGCGTTCATGGCGCGCAGCGTGGAGTGTATCCTGCGCCGGGAGCGGCGCATCGTGGTGAGCGCCCACAACGCACACGTCCGCCGTACACCGCTGCACGGTCGGCCGACCCTGGGCGGTCTGCTCTCCTCCGAGCTGGGAGCGGACCTCGTAGTCATCGGGATGACGTACGGCTCCGGGCCCGAAGTCACCTTCACCCAGCGGTCGTCGCGTCCGTTCGACTGCGACGTCACGCTCGGGGCGCGGACCCTCACGCCGGAGTCCGTCGAATCGCGGCTCGACCGTCTCGGCCCGGAGGTGACCCTCCTCGATCCGCGCCGCGCGCCCGCCGGGTTCTTCGACGGCGTCGAGGGGACGCTCGCCGGTGGGGAGCTCGACCCCGTCGACGACTTCCCGGCTGCCTACGACGCACTGCTCCACGTCCGGCAGGTGAACCGGATCCCCGGAGCGTTCGAGCGGCTGCGTGCCGAGTTCGCCGCGGCCGCGCGAGCGGGCTTCGAGGCGGCCCCGGATGCGAATGCACCAGCAGATCAGTCCATGCGTCCCGGAGACCTCGACGGTCTCCGGGACACCGAGGAGTCGGAGTCACAGTGA
- a CDS encoding ABC transporter permease: MSWYVVRRLAISFVVVLGISAMVFFLLHVVSDDPGRVVLGQRASPQAVADFNREHGFDRPLVVQYLSYLGQLAHGDLGRSYKLNENVGAVLQQNAGRSAMLSLAGLVLALLIAVPLGILQAVRRNSLVDRATTAASYVLYATPSFLLGLILIAVFSQSLPFFPAEASQSHSSWVVLTDPRAMALPVITLAVTSVAIFSQYQRSSALDQLGQDYIRVARAKGLPERSVLTRHLLRNACLPLITLVGTLIPSLLAGNLIVESLFNYPGLGLLFLNSLQHEDYPVLLAYTLIGGVLTVAGNFVADIAVAAADSRIELNK; encoded by the coding sequence ATGAGCTGGTACGTGGTCCGACGGCTGGCGATCTCCTTCGTCGTCGTGCTGGGCATCTCCGCGATGGTGTTCTTCCTGCTGCACGTGGTCTCGGACGACCCGGGCCGCGTGGTCCTGGGACAGCGCGCATCCCCCCAGGCCGTGGCCGACTTCAACCGGGAGCACGGGTTCGACCGGCCGCTCGTCGTGCAGTACCTCAGCTATCTGGGCCAGCTCGCCCACGGTGACCTGGGCAGGTCCTACAAGCTCAACGAGAACGTGGGGGCGGTACTGCAGCAGAACGCCGGCCGCAGCGCGATGCTGTCGCTCGCCGGCCTCGTCCTCGCGCTGCTGATCGCCGTCCCGCTCGGCATCCTCCAGGCGGTCCGCCGCAACAGTCTCGTCGACCGTGCCACCACGGCGGCCTCCTACGTGCTCTACGCGACTCCGTCGTTCCTGCTGGGCCTGATCCTGATCGCCGTGTTCAGCCAGTCCCTGCCGTTCTTCCCTGCCGAAGCGTCCCAGTCACACTCCTCGTGGGTGGTCCTCACCGATCCCCGCGCCATGGCCCTGCCCGTCATCACGCTCGCTGTCACCAGCGTCGCGATCTTCTCCCAGTACCAGCGCTCGTCGGCTCTCGACCAGCTCGGCCAGGACTACATCCGGGTCGCCCGGGCCAAAGGGCTCCCGGAGCGGAGCGTCCTGACGCGCCACCTGCTGCGCAACGCCTGTCTGCCGCTGATCACGCTGGTCGGCACGCTCATCCCCAGCCTCCTGGCAGGCAACCTGATCGTCGAGTCGCTCTTCAACTACCCCGGCCTCGGCCTGCTGTTCCTCAACAGCCTGCAGCACGAGGACTACCCGGTGCTCCTCGCCTACACCCTGATCGGCGGCGTCCTCACCGTGGCCGGCAACTTCGTCGCCGACATCGCGGTCGCCGCCGCCGACAGCCGAATCGAGTTGAACAAATGA
- a CDS encoding ABC transporter substrate-binding protein: MTHVPGKARGRRFAVLAAVLAVLATACTGGGDLAKDLQGGYKTLPKESGKPKDGGTATVALTPGLSPNYIYPYPPASANGTVIARGLLWRSLYRPSGEGDQIADAALSLAEAPRYSTDRKTVSIKLKHYSWSNGRPVTADDVVFSLALLKAALKESPANWSFYTPGQFPDGITAKATAPDELTLRSTTAYNPSYLMSMLTLLYVMPAKEWNIARTSGPHLDYTQPENAKAIYTYLTKQSESQATFADNPLWQVVNGPYRLKSFDPTTGSFSLVPNTSYSGPGGSRLDRVDFKSFTSAPAVLNQFKAGNLTVGTLDSSFIMQIGALKKKGYHVYGAPAPARFDPLVLNFEDTTHHFDKVIAQPYVRQALQHLIDQQGYIRSRGVYNGAASANHTTAGSDSPYPPAFGDKAPYPYAPAAAKNLLTSHGWKVEPGGATTCRRPGTGAGKCGAGIPRGQTIDFSLASANTPAYVGARDTAFASEAKKLGLKVTLVSKSLNYLYTNYGNSFAPANKNKWAAQDYGPLYLAAGYPSSNTVFNTGGSFNLGGYRDAEADKLIDASTFGADSKALSAEVTHLGKDLPVLYFPTPHTLVVWKDSLSGPPSSFSSLLSFLYTPELWYFHN, encoded by the coding sequence ATGACACATGTGCCCGGCAAGGCGCGAGGACGCCGCTTCGCGGTGCTCGCCGCCGTGCTCGCCGTACTGGCCACGGCGTGCACCGGCGGCGGCGACCTGGCCAAGGATCTGCAGGGCGGTTACAAGACCCTGCCGAAGGAGTCCGGGAAGCCCAAGGACGGCGGCACGGCCACGGTCGCGCTGACTCCGGGGCTCAGCCCCAACTACATCTATCCGTATCCGCCGGCGTCCGCCAACGGCACCGTCATCGCCCGCGGGCTCCTGTGGCGCTCCCTCTACCGCCCCAGTGGTGAGGGCGACCAGATCGCGGACGCCGCACTGAGCCTGGCCGAGGCGCCCCGCTACAGCACCGACCGCAAGACCGTGAGCATCAAGCTGAAGCACTACTCATGGTCCAACGGCAGGCCGGTCACCGCCGACGACGTCGTCTTCTCCCTGGCCCTGCTGAAGGCCGCGCTCAAGGAGAGCCCGGCCAACTGGAGCTTCTACACCCCGGGGCAGTTCCCCGACGGCATCACCGCGAAGGCCACCGCGCCGGACGAACTCACCCTCAGGTCCACGACCGCGTACAACCCGTCCTACCTGATGTCGATGCTGACCCTGCTGTACGTGATGCCCGCCAAGGAGTGGAACATCGCCCGCACCTCAGGGCCCCACCTGGACTACACGCAGCCGGAGAACGCCAAGGCCATCTACACCTACCTCACCAAGCAGTCGGAGTCCCAGGCCACCTTCGCCGACAACCCGCTCTGGCAGGTGGTCAACGGCCCGTACCGTCTCAAGAGCTTCGACCCCACGACCGGCTCGTTCTCCCTGGTCCCCAACACGTCCTACAGCGGCCCGGGCGGCTCACGGCTCGACCGGGTCGACTTCAAGTCGTTCACCTCCGCCCCGGCGGTCCTCAACCAGTTCAAGGCCGGCAACCTGACCGTCGGAACGCTGGACTCCAGCTTCATCATGCAGATCGGCGCACTGAAGAAGAAGGGCTACCACGTCTACGGCGCCCCGGCGCCCGCCCGGTTCGACCCGCTGGTCCTGAACTTCGAGGACACCACCCACCACTTCGACAAGGTGATCGCGCAGCCGTACGTCCGCCAGGCCCTGCAACACCTGATCGACCAGCAGGGCTACATCAGAAGCCGGGGCGTGTACAACGGTGCCGCCTCCGCCAACCACACGACCGCGGGCAGCGACTCCCCATACCCGCCCGCGTTCGGTGACAAGGCGCCCTACCCGTACGCCCCGGCCGCCGCCAAGAACCTGCTCACCAGCCACGGCTGGAAGGTCGAGCCGGGCGGCGCCACCACCTGCCGACGCCCGGGCACCGGGGCCGGCAAGTGCGGGGCGGGCATCCCGCGCGGGCAGACGATCGACTTCTCCCTCGCCTCCGCGAACACCCCGGCGTACGTCGGCGCCCGGGACACCGCCTTCGCATCGGAGGCCAAGAAGCTGGGCCTCAAGGTCACGCTCGTGAGCAAGTCGCTCAACTACCTGTACACCAACTACGGCAACTCCTTCGCGCCCGCCAACAAGAACAAGTGGGCGGCACAGGACTACGGACCGCTGTACCTGGCGGCCGGATACCCGAGCAGCAACACCGTGTTCAACACGGGAGGCAGCTTCAATCTCGGCGGGTACCGCGACGCCGAGGCGGACAAGCTGATCGACGCGTCGACGTTCGGAGCGGATTCCAAGGCCCTGTCGGCCGAAGTGACCCACCTCGGCAAGGACCTGCCGGTGCTCTACTTCCCGACTCCGCACACCCTTGTCGTGTGGAAGGACAGCCTCTCCGGGCCGCCGTCGTCGTTCAGCTCACTGCTCAGCTTCCTGTATACGCCGGAACTCTGGTACTTCCACAACTGA
- a CDS encoding serine hydrolase domain-containing protein, with the protein MQKLDGSDQLNKLEEVGAWLRRRLPDLLVESQVPGAAVAVQAGDEWVESAAGVLSTATGVDATVDSLFQIGSITKVMTATLVMQLADEGRLDLDAPVQAVLPEFRIADEEAARGITTRHLLSHVAGFEGDIFTDTGKGDDCLEKYLGVLRDVPQLFEPGAMFSYNNAGYCVLGRIVEVLREEPFDVCARRHLFTPLGMSHTASDPYEAIVHRTAVGHIETVPGAPLEPTPVWALARSNAPAGSMLAMRARDLLAFARMHLAGGRGPDGVTVLRPETVRAMQRPQVTLPDIDQGAAWGLGWELFDLSGGMVIGHDGNTIGQSAFLRLVPERDVAVAIVTNGGLSRRVYTEIAGRVLGELAGVGLPASPVPDVGARVAETSRYVGTYTSSTAETTVSRDTAGRLWLERTPRGAIAELDEAPYRTELVGRRGDTLIPVEPERGVHAPLAFLGDDGQGRALYLHTGRAERRAQR; encoded by the coding sequence GTGCAGAAGCTGGACGGGTCGGATCAGCTGAACAAGCTGGAGGAGGTCGGTGCCTGGTTGCGCCGCCGGTTGCCGGATCTGCTCGTCGAGAGCCAGGTGCCCGGGGCAGCCGTGGCGGTCCAAGCCGGTGATGAATGGGTCGAATCCGCGGCCGGTGTGCTGAGCACGGCCACAGGGGTCGACGCCACGGTGGACTCTCTCTTCCAGATCGGGTCGATCACCAAGGTGATGACCGCGACGCTGGTCATGCAGTTGGCCGACGAGGGACGACTGGATCTGGACGCTCCCGTACAGGCCGTCCTGCCGGAGTTCCGGATCGCCGACGAGGAAGCGGCGCGAGGGATCACCACGCGGCATTTGCTGAGTCACGTCGCGGGTTTCGAGGGGGACATCTTCACCGACACCGGCAAGGGTGACGACTGCCTGGAAAAGTACCTGGGCGTCCTGCGGGACGTGCCGCAGCTCTTCGAGCCGGGCGCGATGTTCTCGTACAACAACGCCGGGTACTGCGTGCTCGGGCGGATCGTCGAGGTGCTGCGCGAGGAGCCGTTCGACGTCTGCGCCCGGCGGCACCTGTTCACTCCGCTGGGTATGAGTCACACCGCGAGTGACCCCTACGAGGCGATCGTCCACCGCACGGCAGTGGGTCACATCGAGACGGTGCCGGGGGCGCCGCTCGAGCCGACGCCGGTGTGGGCCCTGGCACGCTCGAACGCACCGGCCGGATCGATGCTGGCGATGCGTGCGCGCGATCTGCTGGCCTTCGCCCGGATGCACCTCGCCGGAGGCCGGGGCCCCGACGGGGTGACCGTGCTCCGCCCGGAGACCGTCCGGGCCATGCAGCGGCCGCAGGTCACGCTGCCCGACATCGACCAGGGCGCCGCCTGGGGGCTCGGCTGGGAGCTCTTCGACCTGTCGGGCGGCATGGTCATCGGACACGACGGGAACACCATCGGTCAGTCGGCGTTCCTGCGCCTGGTGCCGGAGCGGGATGTCGCGGTGGCGATCGTCACCAACGGCGGCCTGTCACGGCGCGTGTACACGGAGATCGCGGGCCGGGTCCTCGGTGAACTCGCCGGGGTCGGTCTGCCCGCCTCGCCGGTGCCGGACGTGGGCGCTCGCGTTGCGGAGACGTCCCGGTATGTAGGTACGTACACGTCCAGCACCGCCGAGACCACGGTGAGCCGGGACACCGCTGGGCGGCTGTGGCTGGAGCGCACTCCCCGGGGAGCCATCGCCGAACTGGACGAGGCGCCGTACCGCACGGAACTGGTCGGCAGGCGCGGTGACACCCTGATCCCGGTCGAGCCGGAGCGCGGGGTCCACGCCCCGCTCGCCTTCCTCGGTGACGACGGGCAGGGACGCGCGCTGTATCTGCACACCGGCCGGGCCGAGCGGCGGGCACAGCGATGA